Genomic segment of Pongo pygmaeus isolate AG05252 chromosome 1, NHGRI_mPonPyg2-v2.0_pri, whole genome shotgun sequence:
gcatgtgccaccaagcctggctaatttttgtatttttgttagaaatggggtttcaccatgttgcctaggctggtcttggaactcttgggctaaagcaatccactggccttggcctcccaaagtgttggcattacaggcatgagtgcaGTGTTTTTTATATCTAATCTCAGACGTGACACACCATCACTTCTGCCGTATTCTATTGGCCACTCAACCCAACCCTGATACAACATAGGAAGGAACTACACAAGAGTGTGAATACTAGGAGGTAGGGGACATCATCGAGAGGTCATCACAGAGGCTGACGACCACATTGTCAAAAATGAGGatgccagtggctcatgcctgtaatcccagcactttgggagggtgacgcaggcggaccacgaggtcaggagatagagaacatcctggctaacacagtgaaaccccgtctctactaaaaatacaaaaattagccaggcgtggtggctggcgcctgtagttccagctactcgggaggccgaggcaggggaattgcttgaacctgggaggcggaggttgcagtgagccgagatcatgccactgcactccaacctgggcaatagagccagacttcgtctcaaaaaaaaaaaaaaaaaaatgaggacacCTTTCCTGAAGCCCCCAGGAAGCTTCCCTTCATGTCTACTGGCTAAAACTGTGTCACATGTCCATGCCTACACCAGTCAATCAGGAGGGGTTTGGGACCATTGTTTTTGGTCCCAGTCACAATCATGATTCACCCCGGGGGCTAAGATCCACCTCCGCTGAAGCACAGGGTGCCATCTAAAAGAAAGATGGCTACCTGAATAGAGATTCTGTTTGGAATGAGGAAGGGGCAATGGGAATAGATATTGAGTGGGCAGCCCACAGTGTCCATGACACTCACCCACTAGACTCTAAACTGCACAAGGACAGAGATTACATCTTTTCTGACTATTGCATCCCCAGTGCATAGCCTACTGCCTGACACAGAGTAGATGCaacagtatttgttgaataaataaatgaatgaattcatgacTAAACTGGAAGACCATAGGGCAGGGGTTCAGGACTAGTACCACCAGCCTGAGGCTTCTTCAGTTCTTAGAAGTCAGGAGGCCACCTGCTCCCACCTCCACCGCCAGCTCCAAGAACAGGCAGGACTGGCagaattattctttatttctggAGACATTTAATCAGATGCAGTAACACTGATTCCAGGCGAGGGCAGGGGGCATGGGTACCCCTGAAGCAACCAGTATCCTGTGGCCCAAGGTGTCCCCCATCCCCAGACCTGGGATCCCCCTCAGTTACAGTTAAATAGAGAGAGGAAGATCTCCCCAGGGGGCTTTGGGGGGAGGGTCTGCCTCCTGCACCCACCCTCTCCACGCAGAGGAGTCTGAGCACAAGCTATTTACAGTATTCACATCCACTGTACCCCACCAAACCAAGGCAAATACTACAGGTGGCCCCTCCCCAAGGGAAGAGGCCAGAGAGgctgtgagtgtatgtgtgtgtatgggggagaGGGGATGTCTGCGCGTGCGAGCACACAAATGCACTGAGGGGCAGATCTGGCTCCAGCCAAAGAGACATCAGTCTATAAGGTGCAGATTAAAAACAACCGAGAGGACCCACCCCTAGGGGCCCAGGCCACTTCCATCTTTGTTCTGTCTTTTTCTCCTCCAGACATCCTGGTAGGTGATGCAGAGGAGCCCTCACAGCTGTGCCCGGATCCAAGGCAAACCCTCTTAAAGGACTTCTGGGGAAAAAGAGGAGGGGAAACAGTCAGGGCAAACAGCACCCAAGCCCAGATAGCTGGGGGTCTTCAGGGTGGAGCAGGAGAGGGTTACTGGCAGAGCCAGAAGAGAAGGCAGGGCTGAGGAGTACAGGGAAGGCTGCTGGGAGGAATGGAGCTGGGTCCAGGAATCAGGAGACCTACCTGTGACCTGTGGGGACTGCACCACAGCTTTCTTGAGGAAGGCTTCTGCCTCTGCAAAGGGCAGGAGTGCCTCTGGTGTTCGGCTCAGACTCTTGTCCCCAGAGGGTCCCTTGGTGGAGAAGCCATTCTCCTGGTGTGCTGGGAGAGGCTGCAGGCCATTCACCAGGGACCCTGGCAACTCCTTGCTTGGGAGACTGTGGATGCAGAGGCTAAGGCTCAGCACCTCACCTCCCAGGAAAGCCCAGGCCACCCCGCAGCTCCAGCTGCAGTCTGCCTCCCTGCTCAGGAACCCTGGGATTGGAAGCTGGTACCTCCACTGAGGCTCCTGTGGGGTGGGCTCCTCTTTCTGCACAGCCTCCTTCTGCAGCCCTGGGGACCGAGCCTCCACAGCTTTCACAGGCTCTGTCACAGGGAAAGAGGGGCCATCAGCCAGGGGCTGGCAAGAGAGGTGAGGATGGAGGAGGAGGGTGGCAAAGGGAAGGGAGGCGAGGCGAATGGGGGGCTTTACCTGGGCTGGAACCGTTGGCATTGGCCTCCTTGCTGTCCTGCTTCTGCTTTGAAGAGGAAGAGCAGTCAGGCTCAAGGGACAGCCGGCCCCAGTCACTTCGGACTGAGTTCGGCCCTCCCCTTGCCCGGGCCGCAGCGGCCTCCCCGACAGCCTAGCTCTCCGTGGCCATGGATGCCTTTCCATGGCCTCCTTTTCACACCCTGCCCCCGACGCCCAGCACCGCCCTTCGGGGGAACTCTGACCTTGGTTTCAGAAACTTCTGACTTCCGAGTCCTCTTCATGATCTCCTCCAGACGCTGTTTGGAGGCCGCATATCAGTTAGGCTCGAGCCCCGCCCCTAATCCTAAGCCTTCCACCAGCCAGCCCCGGCCTCGGAGTCTTAGGGCTTCCCAGTTCACAGCAGCCCTCTCCAGGACAGGAACTGGAATCTGCCCCAGCGCTTTCCCGTCCCACCCGCTCTAAGCCCAGGCCCCGCCCACCTGGCCCGCCCTGTCCAGGCCCCGTCCACGTCCGCACACCTTTCTGCGCTCTTGCCgctcctgctcctgctgctggAAGTGCTTTTCCCGCTCCAGACGCTGCCGCTCCGCCTCTTCCCGTGACCGAGCTTCGGCCTCCTCTTTCTGCCAAAGACCCCCATGAGCGTGGGGCACCTGACTCCAGCCTTCCCTCCCGGCCTGCGGCGCCCGCGTCCAGCCGCTTCCCGCCCGCCCGCCGGGGGCACCTGCTTCTGCAGCCgctcctgctcctcctgctcGGCCTGCGCCTTCTCTCGTGCCTCCTGCTCCTCCCGCCTCCGGGCCTCCGCCTCCCGCTCCGCCCGGGCCTCGGCCTCCCGTGCCAGCTGCTCCTCTCGCATTCGCCTGGGGGACGGAGCAAACGGCTCAGGCTCGGCCTCTGCTTCTTCTCCAGCGCCCACGAGGGCCCCCTCAGTCCCCAAGGCGCACTCACTTGTCCCTTTCTGCCTGCAGCCTCCGCTCCTGTTCCTCGCGCTCCCGCTGCTCCCGGGCCTGGCGCCGCTTCTCAGCCAAGAGCCGAGTGGCTTCTTCTCGGTCTGTGGTGCCGGCCATTGGTTTGCTAGGGGTCACCGggggagcaggggctgggggtgaggtCAAGAGAGCAGCATCTGGAGGGGGATCCGGGATCAGGCGTCAGCACACCCACGCAGGCACCGCCGTCAGCTCCCAGCGGCCTGTGTTCTGGGCCTGGGACTGCTGAGGGCAGAAGTCTCCTCTTTCCATGTCCCACTCCCAGTCCTCAGGCATCTCTGGCGGCCCACACCCCCACGCAGGAGAAGCTGGCTTCTCTCGCTCGGcccacccctcccctctcttcaTGCCTACCTGTAGGGGTCTCCGCGGGGGGCTGCTCCTTCTGGGGCGGGGCTGGGGTGGGCGAGGGCGCCGGCGAAGGTGCCGGTGAGGCTGGGGCTGCTGACTCCTTCTCGTCACTGGCCCTGCGCTTGCTCTGGCTCTTGTCCTCAGGCCCTGCGGCGCTGGGGCTCTCCTTTGCCTCCTCCTTCCTCCGAACCCGCCCCTTGGGGGATGCAGTGGTGCCTCGCGGGGACGGTGGCTTTGGAGGCAGAGTGTGGCCTGGCcctgggctgaggcagggggaggcAGGCCTGTGCCAGTATGTGGAGGGAGAGGATGGCCGGGCCTTGGATTTGGGGctaagagaaaagggaaaagggaaaggttAGGAGACACACACCCACACGCTGAGAActtgttccttcctctgggaggTGCCCCCTCCCCCAGGCTACATCAGCGCCCCCCCCTTGCACTCACAGAAACACACCATTCCCTTTTAGAGCATACACCCCAGTTTGTAATGACATGTTTCTGTGGGATTCTTTGATTATTGTATGTCCCCCGCCAATAGCCTGTAAGCTTAATAAGAGAAAAAACCACGCCTGGGTTAGCTCAGCAACGTGTCCTCAGCACCCTGAGTGCTGCCTGGCAGGTCCATTCATTCggcaggttttgttgttgttgttgttgtttttaagacagaatctggctgacccccaagctggagtacagtggcatgatcatacgtagctcactacagcctcaacctcctgggctcaaacagtcctccccttggcctcccaaagtgctgggattacaggtgtgaggcactacCCTGGCCCTTCAGTAGGTATTCACTGAGTGGTTACcaggtgccaggcactattttagATGTTGGGGTActtcagtaaccaaaacacttaaaaaaaaaaaaaaagaaagaaagaaaagaaaaacggaggctgggcagggtggctcacactcacacatgtaatcccagcactttgggaggccaaggagggtggatcacctgagctcaggagttcgagatcagcctggacaacatagcaaaacccctctctaccaaaaatacaaaaaattagccgagtgtggtggcgagcctgtagtcccagccacttggaaggctgagatgggaggatagcttgagcccgggaggtcaaggctgcagtgagccgagattgtgccactgcactccagcctgggtgacagagggagatcctgtctcaaacaaacaaaacagagagaAATCTGCCCTCAAGGAAGTTGCATTCTAGAGGTGGGtgcccaacaaatatttgtgggtGATGAATAAATGACCCGGTAAGGGGCAGGGTCCCTCGCACCACCCACGCCCACCTGAGCTCAGAGGCTGTGCTGGCGGAGAGGCGGGCGCGTGGGGAGGCAGGCAGCGACTGGCGCTTCTTGAGGCTGCGCTCCCGGGCTAGGGCACTCTTCTCCTTCTCGTTTTCCCGCTCCTtgtccttcttctcctttttctgcaCCTGGCAGGGAAGGAGGAACGGAAGAGGAGAGTAGAGGTCAGCAGCGCCCGCGTTCCTCAGTTCCAGGCTGCCTGTCCCCACCTGCACGGCCACTCGAGCCAGTAGAGCCACTCACCGGCGAGGCCTCCGGCCGGCGGCGCACCTGAGCGGGGCTGCCCCCGGCGCTGGGCTTGCGGCGCTCCCCGCGCTCACCGGCGGGGGCGCAGCGGTGCACGCTTCGGGGGGCGCTGCACGGCGTCAGGGGGCTGGCGGAGGCCGAGCGCGGGCACACCGGCACGGCTGCAGAGGGATGAGTGCGGTCGGGTTGCGGCCCGCGCGCCAGGCTGGCCCCTGCCCGGCCCCACGTGGGGCCTCTCCCAGGGTCGCAGCCCCTACCCTGGTCCCGGCCATTGCGGGGCAGTGTGACCGCGCTGCGACTCCGAGCAAGGAAGGAGAGGGTGGGCGTCATCAGACGATCCACGATGCTGCTCTCCCATGCACTCAGCTGCAGGCTGCGATCTGGGGGTAGAAGGCCAGGCGAAGCCGGTCACCGTGGGGGCCGTAGGAGGCAGGAAGAGGCAAGGGGGCAGACCAGGCATCATCCCCATGCCAAGGCCAAGGCTTCTCACCCGGGAGGCCTCTCCCCACAATCACACCGGGGCCACACTTGTCCTCCCTACGATCTGGACTTCCACTGCAGACCCAGGCAACCAGACACTTCCCAGGGCAACATCCTGCATCGGATGAGGGTCCCCGCCTACAACGCTCCCCAGGTGAAGGGGCCCTGAACCGCGCATATAGGAAGGAGCCATCCAGGATTGGAAGAAGACCCAATTGCCCTCTGCTATGTCCCAGTGTAAGGTCTTGCCCCTTCTGCTGTCAGAGGGCTGACCCAGCCGAGGCTGTCCCATGGATTCGGGACAGTGAGGGTCCTTGTGCTCATCTGACCCAGGTTTTAGCAGTCCTGTGCCAGGGAGAGGCTGCTAGGGTGCCTGCCTGCCCTAGGCCACCCTGCTCTGTCCCCTCAGCTGCTGGGCTATTTTTAAGCCTCAGTCAGGTGGGGTTGGTACAGCAGCTGATTTGGTTGCTAGGCAACAAAGCAACCAAACAAATGCAAGAGAAACTTATAAATAACTCCCACCATGGCTCCTTCGCATATGAGCACCAGGGCATGGTGGGAATGCAGGGGCTATGCCACCTTGGTTGGCTCAACTCTGGAACCAGCCAAGGCCACGGCTGGGGCTCTGAAGGCAGAGAGGGCAGGATTGCATGGGCCCTCTAGGGTGGAGCCAGAATGAGGGACCCCTCCACCCCACAGCCCCACAGCACCCAGGCCAGTCTGACATATGGGGACAATGCCACCTGGCTAAGCTTGGCCCAGGCCAGCTGGCTGTGGTTGCAGAAAAGGCTGCctgcctgtccccacccccagccaccaCCTCCAACTTGCTCTTGAGGCCCCTGCCAGGCTTCCTGCCCTCTGCGGCATTGTGCTTTGTCTCTGTTCTCCTCTCCTACAGGGCAACCTCTGTCCTCAGGGTCCAGACCCATATGCCGGCTCCCCCGAGGGGTGCAGAGCCCTGGGTAAGGTAGAGTGGGGATGGGGACCTGGAGTATGTGAGGGCTCCAGGGACCTGGTGTTCTTGCTGAGCTCTGGAGGAGGCTTGGTGGGAGCTACAAGGGGCTCTGGAGGGGGAAGGGCTGGGCCTTCTCTTACTTCTACTGGGGGAGTTCCAGAGCGTGGCAGAGGACTTTGAGAGCCGCTTGTTGATTATAGAGTCCACGTGTTTGGGCAGGTTAACTGCCGACACGGAGCACCTGCTCCCACCTGGAGGGGGAAAAGACACGGCATTAGGGCCGGGCCCGGCAGGAGCCAGTGGGGGGCACCGAGGCCTTCCATGCAGGATGCTCCAAGGGCagggtgggagagggaggagtGGGCAGGCTAGGATGAGGAGCAGGAGGCAGCCCTGGCcctgggagagggagggtggGGGGTAGGTGACCAGAGACAACCTGGGTTGGGGGAGCCGACGGAGAAGGAACAAAGGGAGGAGATGAGTAAAACTAGAGAAACTACAGCTTTCCTGGCCAGACCAAGGAAGCCATTCCTTAACGGCTGAGTACTGCAACCCCTCCCCATAACCACCCAGCACTAGCACTTGCTGACACTGCCCAGCCAAGGCGTTATGGATACAACACCCCTGTACTGGGATAAATGCAAAAACGCTCCTAGACAGGACCTACACAGTCACAGTCTCTTGCACAAATCCACGTATTCATCCAGAATCACAAAAAGACATGCAGACACAGGCATATAAAGTGGCAGATACTTcggcatgcacacatgtgtgcagACATGCACAGGGACAGAGACACAAACACTAACAGTGTGTCAGACCCAGATGCACACAAGCCACAAACACATCGAAGCAACCTCATCATGACATTTGTAGCAGCTCACATTTGTTgatgcttaccatgtgccaggtactgtgtggGGCACCACACACATGTGACCTCATTTGATCCTTCAAACATCTATCTACCACCTCAGGGGCAAGTAGTATCACTATCCCcagtttatagatgaagaaagtgagactTCGAGAAGTTAAAGGTTACGCTGCAAGTGCCAGAGCTGGAACCCAAGTCTGTCTGACTTAGGAGCCCTCACTGAGGTACACAAGGCCACAAACACGCCAAGGCAAACACATATTAAGACACACAATGCACGGATCCAGGAGCACATAAACGGAGGATACACAGCTAGAAATAATGAAACTTGCCATTGCATAAAGACATCCAAGCACAGTGGTACACACATGCCAGCAAAGAATCAGACCAAAATCCATGGTGGCCCTACGCGGAGAAAACTCAGAGACAAAAATCTACCTTCTGAGACAAGGAGTGACAGTTTCTTTAAGATCCAGTGTCTGTAGGGCATTAAAGTCTTTTATGTATCAACAACTAATAATAATTGACAGGCGCAAAGAGGGCTAATCCTAAAATGACAGAGGTTTGAAGAGCAAACCAAATGGAGAGAATCCATCTCTGATTTGAGAGTGGAAGTCCTTGGGAAGCGACAGTTTGGCTTACAGACCGTTCTAGAAGACACAAGTCACATAAAGCAAGGCACACCTGCTGCAGGGAGCCACCAACTTTTTGTAGGGAAGTTGTTCCCTTCCCTTACTTGCCATCCCAGCCTTGCCCACCCACTCCCCAGCCTCTCCAGCCTACTCACTGGTCTTATGTCCTGGAGAGCTGTGGTGCAGGGCCCCTGCCCAGGACCAGCGCTGCTGCCGGATTTCGGCCCACGTCTTCTTCACTGACCGTTGGATGGCTGCTTCATAGCGCTCCTaggggaaggtggggaggagagagagatgtGGACTCAGAACATTCATCGAATTTGGGATAGAGGCCCTTCTTCCTCTTGTGACAATGCCTCCCCCACTCCCTTCCCTTGGAGTCTTTTCCTGACTCATTGCAGGTAACCAAGGTTACCAAATCCTTGCTATGATTAAGGACCAAGATCCCTTTCGACTTGTTCTTGGGGAGCTTTTCACTGTTCTTGAGTCATTTCCTGAGTGTATGAGTTGATTCTCTGAGGACTGGGTGGACTCCCCCTACCTGGGGCTCCCAGGCAAGGCCACATCTCAAGCACTGAGGGTCCTGACCTTGGGGCTATGTGTTCCCTCTAGCCTGAGGCCCTCCCAGGTAGGGCCAGGTGGCCATTTCCTTCATTTCCTCACCAGCACTCAAGCTAGGGCTTTACCCATGTCACAGAGCTAGGCATGCTCACACAGATGCATAcctgcatacatacacacagacacatggggTACATGTACGAACACAGGTACTGACAGTAAACAGTTACAGGGGCCTACAGTGGCACATTCAGAAGCAAATGTGCCTGCAGTTGCGCAGGTGCCCAGATATTCTAACACAGGGACACAACTGTAGATGTGAACACAAATAGGACCACATAGACACAGATAAGGCAGAGCCGTGAACATGGCTGTGCGTACACACTGCACCAGTATGCAGACGGTGAGCACACGTGTACATGGATTCACGGAGACCCATCCCACACCTTGTTTTTCTCGAGCTTCTGCCGCTGCCGTTCCTCCAGGGCTGCACGGCGTTGCTCGGCTTTAAGACGTTGCTCTTCCAGCCGGCGCCGGCGCTCCTGGAGCTGCTTCTCCCGCAGCGCCTTGgccttctcctccttttccagCCACACTGCCTTCTTGGCCGCTGTGGACAAAGGTGCCCAGTGGCATGTGAAGGGTTCTGCAGCAGGCCTGGGCCAAGGACATTTCCTCCAAGTGGCCAGCCCTGCTACCCATGCCCTGGGTGGGTCTTTCTCCCACCTGCTTAGGTTGAGCTTTCAGTCTGAGACAAGCCCCTCAAATTGAGAGGCTTACTGAAGACAGGACTCAGGAGAGGCCTATTTCTCCTCCACTGGCCTTATGGGCTCTCGGGGCTGAAGGAGAAATGAATGCTTTAGTGCAAGATCCCCATCTGACCTGGGGGGCCTACCAGACAGATGTCCACATACTGTGATTAAGAGCATGGGATTTGGGGTGGCAGGAGGCTTCTGGGTCTGAATGTCAGCTGCtctactagctgtgtggcttAAGCAAATgatttcatctctctgagcctctgtttcctcctcaAAATGGgttgaggattaaattagatgtGTATCCTGCTCTTAGCACAGTGCACATAATTAAGTGTTGCAGAAGTGttggtgttgttttgtttttttttttttttttttgagacggagtttcactcttgttgcccaggctggagtgcaatggcacaatctcagctcaccacaacctccgcctcccaggttcaagcgattctcctatctcagtctcccgagtagctgggattacagggatgtgccaccatgcctggctcattttttgtatttttagtagagacggggtttcttcacattggtcaggctggtctcaaactcccgacctcaggtgattcactcgccttggcctcccaaagtgctgggattacaggcgtgagccactgcgccccagccTGTTGGTGTTATTAATAGGATGCTGATGATGACGATGAAGAAGATGATGAGGCTTCCTGCTCACTCACCCAGGTACTTGGCCCGCTCTTCTCGCCGCTCCTTTGCCAGCTTGTGTCTCTCTCCTGCCTTCTTCACCTCTGAGCAGAGGGAACAAGAACAGACAGGTCAAAAGGCTGTCCCCAAAGAGGAGTCAGCCTCAGATCCCTCCCTCTGGGCCTCACCCCATCCTTTCTTCATCTCCTCTAGGGCAAACAGGACTCTTTCAGTTGGCACGATCCAGGGCCAGGACCCTGAGCCAAGAGGTTTAGGCCCAGGCCGGGGTCATTACACACACCTTGCTTGATGGGAGGGCTGTTGGAGGCTGGCACTGCTGTTGGAGATGGCTGGCTGCTCCTTCGAGGAGGTCTGGCATCCCGTGGGCCCGTGGCTGGTGGGGTGGGTCCTCTGCTCTTTGCTTCAGAGGAAGGGGACTCTTCCTGCGGGGGGGCTGGCCTAGGCCCGACCTGCCCTGAGGGGCTCTCTGGTTCCAGTGGGAGCTGCTTAGAGCTAGTGGCATTCTTCATGGCAGGAGGGGTGTCCGGGGGAGTGTCGGGGACCAGGGCTGACATcggtggtggtgggggggaagGGTCACCTTCTGGAGAAGGTCTTGGCTCTGGGGGCGTCCTGATGACCACAGCTGAAAGACCAACACAAGAGAGGAGAGAGGTCAGATTGCTCATCTGTGCCATCAGCTCCATATGTGGCCCTCTCCCTTGTTCAACCGACTTCTTCATTCACGTGTGTTTGAGttatttctatgtgccaggctctgttccaGATACTCATGATATAATGGTGAGAAAATAGCCATGATCCCTGCCTCTGTGGTGCTTACCCTCTAGCACGGCAGACAGACAAATAGCTAGGCAACTACAGTAGAGAATAAATACTATGTCTGGGGCAGCAAAGCAGAGATGGTTAACCTATATGGGGAGGGCTTGCTGAAGAAGTAACAACCAAGCTGAGATCGGAAGGATAAGCTGGAGTCAGCAAAGCAAGGAGGAGAGGTGTTGGCAGAGAAGAGTACATGTGAAGGGGCAGAATGGAGCAGGGTGTGTTGGAAAAGCTGAGAACAAGCTTGTAGCACTTATTGGTGCACCAAATGCACTGATTTGTTTCCATGTCTGCCTCCCTCTCCTTTCTGCTTTACCTCTGGGTGACTGTGCCCAACCCAAAGTCTGTTCACAGAGGGTGCCAGTGCTGGGCACATGGGACTGACCAAGAAGAAGGACCTAAGTATGGGCTCTAGTGGAATGCTTTGCTGTGAAGATTCCATTGGCAACAAGCTACGTCCACTTTATAATCTTTTTTCCCCAAGCCACACCCAAATTTCTGCTTTTAAGACATGACTATTGTAGGAATCCTGTAAAAGACATCGAAGTGAAGTAAGGGAGCCACACGATTTGACATATACAC
This window contains:
- the MAP7D1 gene encoding MAP7 domain-containing protein 1 isoform X8; this translates as MESGPRAELGAGAPPAVVIRTPPEPRPSPEGDPSPPPPPMSALVPDTPPDTPPAMKNATSSKQLPLEPESPSGQVGPRPAPPQEESPSSEAKSRGPTPPATGPRDARPPRRSSQPSPTAVPASNSPPIKQEVKKAGERHKLAKERREERAKYLAAKKAVWLEKEEKAKALREKQLQERRRRLEEQRLKAEQRRAALEERQRQKLEKNKERYEAAIQRSVKKTWAEIRQQRWSWAGALHHSSPGHKTNRSLQLSAWESSIVDRLMTPTLSFLARSRSAVTLPRNGRDQGRGCDPGRGPTWGRAGASLARGPQPDRTHPSAAVPVCPRSASASPLTPCSAPRSVHRCAPAGERGERRKPSAGGSPAQVRRRPEASPVQKKEKKDKERENEKEKSALARERSLKKRQSLPASPRARLSASTASELSPKSKARPSSPSTYWHRPASPCLSPGPGHTLPPKPPSPRGTTASPKGRVRRKEEAKESPSAAGPEDKSQSKRRASDEKESAAPASPAPSPAPSPTPAPPQKEQPPAETPTDAALLTSPPAPAPPVTPSKPMAGTTDREEATRLLAEKRRQAREQREREEQERRLQAERDKRMREEQLAREAEARAEREAEARRREEQEAREKAQAEQEEQERLQKQKEEAEARSREEAERQRLEREKHFQQQEQERQERRKRLEEIMKRTRKSEVSETKKQDSKEANANGSSPEPVKAVEARSPGLQKEAVQKEEPTPQEPQWSLPSKELPGSLVNGLQPLPAHQENGFSTKGPSGDKSLSRTPEALLPFAEAEAFLKKAVVQSPQVTEVL
- the MAP7D1 gene encoding MAP7 domain-containing protein 1 isoform X9, which produces MESGPRAELGAGAPPAVVIRTPPEPRPSPEGDPSPPPPPMSALVPDTPPDTPPAMKNATSSKQLPLEPESPSGQVGPRPAPPQEESPSSEAKSRGPTPPATGPRDARPPRRSSQPSPTAVPASNSPPIKQEVKKAGERHKLAKERREERAKYLAAKKAVWLEKEEKAKALREKQLQERRRRLEEQRLKAEQRRAALEERQRQKLEKNKERYEAAIQRSVKKTWAEIRQQRWSWAGALHHSSPGHKTSGSRCSVSAVNLPKHVDSIINKRLSKSSATLWNSPSRNRSLQLSAWESSIVDRLMTPTLSFLARSRSAVTLPRNGRDQAVPVCPRSASASPLTPCSAPRSVHRCAPAGERGERRKPSAGGSPAQVRRRPEASPVQKKEKKDKERENEKEKSALARERSLKKRQSLPASPRARLSASTASELSPKSKARPSSPSTYWHRPASPCLSPGPGHTLPPKPPSPRGTTASPKGRVRRKEEAKESPSAAGPEDKSQSKRRASDEKESAAPASPAPSPAPSPTPAPPQKEQPPAETPTAPAPPVTPSKPMAGTTDREEATRLLAEKRRQAREQREREEQERRLQAERDKRMREEQLAREAEARAEREAEARRREEQEAREKAQAEQEEQERLQKQKEEAEARSREEAERQRLEREKHFQQQEQERQERRKRLEEIMKRTRKSEVSETKKQDSKEANANGSSPEPVKAVEARSPGLQKEAVQKEEPTPQEPQWSLPSKELPGSLVNGLQPLPAHQENGFSTKGPSGDKSLSRTPEALLPFAEAEAFLKKAVVQSPQVTEVL
- the MAP7D1 gene encoding MAP7 domain-containing protein 1 isoform X2 yields the protein MESGPRAELGAGAPPAVVIRTPPEPRPSPEGDPSPPPPPMSALVPDTPPDTPPAMKNATSSKQLPLEPESPSGQVGPRPAPPQEESPSSEAKSRGPTPPATGPRDARPPRRSSQPSPTAVPASNSPPIKQEVKKAGERHKLAKERREERAKYLAAKKAVWLEKEEKAKALREKQLQERRRRLEEQRLKAEQRRAALEERQRQKLEKNKERYEAAIQRSVKKTWAEIRQQRWSWAGALHHSSPGHKTSGSRCSVSAVNLPKHVDSIINKRLSKSSATLWNSPSRNRSLQLSAWESSIVDRLMTPTLSFLARSRSAVTLPRNGRDQGRGCDPGRGPTWGRAGASLARGPQPDRTHPSAAVPVCPRSASASPLTPCSAPRSVHRCAPAGERGERRKPSAGGSPAQVRRRPEASPVQKKEKKDKERENEKEKSALARERSLKKRQSLPASPRARLSASTASELSPKSKARPSSPSTYWHRPASPCLSPGPGHTLPPKPPSPRGTTASPKGRVRRKEEAKESPSAAGPEDKSQSKRRASDEKESAAPASPAPSPAPSPTPAPPQKEQPPAETPTDAALLTSPPAPAPPVTPSKPMAGTTDREEATRLLAEKRRQAREQREREEQERRLQAERDKRMREEQLAREAEARAEREAEARRREEQEAREKAQAEQEEQERLQKQKEEAEARSREEAERQRLEREKHFQQQEQERQERRKRLEEIMKRTRKSEVSETKKQDSKEANANGSSPEPVKAVEARSPGLQKEAVQKEEPTPQEPQWSLPSKELPGSLVNGLQPLPAHQENGFSTKGPSGDKSLSRTPEALLPFAEAEAFLKKAVVQSPQVTEVL
- the MAP7D1 gene encoding MAP7 domain-containing protein 1 isoform X7 — protein: MESGPRAELGAGAPPAVVIRTPPEPRPSPEGDPSPPPPPMSALVPDTPPDTPPAMKNATSSKQLPLEPESPSGQVGPRPAPPQEESPSSEAKSRGPTPPATGPRDARPPRRSSQPSPTAVPASNSPPIKQEVKKAGERHKLAKERREERAKYLAAKKAVWLEKEEKAKALREKQLQERRRRLEEQRLKAEQRRAALEERQRQKLEKNKERYEAAIQRSVKKTWAEIRQQRWSWAGALHHSSPGHKTNRSLQLSAWESSIVDRLMTPTLSFLARSRSAVTLPRNGRDQGRGCDPGRGPTWGRAGASLARGPQPDRTHPSAAVPVCPRSASASPLTPCSAPRSVHRCAPAGERGERRKPSAGGSPAQVRRRPEASPVQKKEKKDKERENEKEKSALARERSLKKRQSLPASPRARLSASTASELSPKSKARPSSPSTYWHRPASPCLSPGPGHTLPPKPPSPRGTTASPKGRVRRKEEAKESPSAAGPEDKSQSKRRASDEKESAAPASPAPSPAPSPTPAPPQKEQPPAETPTDAALLTSPPAPAPPVTPSKPMAGTTDREEATRLLAEKRRQAREQREREEQERRLQAERDKRMREEQLAREAEARAEREAEARRREEQEAREKAQAEQEEQERLQKQKEEAEARSREEAERQRLEREKHFQQQEQERQERRKRLEEIMKRTRKSEVSETKQKQDSKEANANGSSPEPVKAVEARSPGLQKEAVQKEEPTPQEPQWSLPSKELPGSLVNGLQPLPAHQENGFSTKGPSGDKSLSRTPEALLPFAEAEAFLKKAVVQSPQVTEVL